The Pleurodeles waltl isolate 20211129_DDA chromosome 7, aPleWal1.hap1.20221129, whole genome shotgun sequence genome includes a region encoding these proteins:
- the SNAI1 gene encoding zinc finger protein SNAI1 — protein MPRSFLVKKHFTSKKPNYSELESQTVIISPFLYESYPLPVIPQPDLLTSGAFYPPLVWDAGLLSSFFTSEPEYPASPPSPVEDSKPLDLTSLSSEEDDCSKASEPPSPCSPASGADKFQCLECSKAYSTFTGLSKHRQLHCEEAQGRKAFSCKYCDKEYVSLGALKMHIRSHTLPCVCKICGKAFSRPWLLQGHIRTHTGEKPFSCTHCNRAFADRSNLRAHLQTHSDVKKYQCQACARTFSRMSLLHKHQETGCPGPR, from the exons ATGCCTCGCTCCTTCCTCGTCAAGAAGCACTTCACAAGCAAGAAGCCTAACTACAGCGAGCTGGAGAGCCAGACAG TGATCATCTCTCCTTTCCTGTATGAAAGCTATCCTCTGCCCGTGATCCCCCAGCCTGACCTTCTGACCTCCGGTGCCTTCTACCCGCCTCTGGTGTGGGACGCAGGACTGCTCTCGTCCTTCTTCACTTCGGAGCCCGAGTACCCGGCGTCGCCCCCCAGCCCGGTGGAAGACTCTAAGCCCCTGGACCTGACCTCCCTCTCGAGCGAGGAGGACGATTGCAGCAAGGCCTCGGAGCCCCCCAGCCCCTGCTCGCCCGCCTCTGGGGCCGACAAGTTCCAGTGCCTGGAGTGCAGCAAGGCCTACTCCACCTTCACGGGTCTCTCCAAGCACCGGCAGCTGCACTGCGAGGAGGCGCAGGGCCGCAAGGCCTTCAGCTGCAAGTACTGCGACAAGGAGTACGTCAGCCTGGGGGCCCTCAAGATGCACATCCGTAGCCACACCCTGCCCTGCGTCTGCAAGATCTGCGGCAAGGCCTTCTCCAGGCCCTGGCTACTGCAGGGCCACATCCGGACGCATACAG GTGAGAAGCCTTTCTCCTGCACACACTGCAACAGGGCCTTCGCAGACCGGTCTAACCTCCGGGCCCATCTACAGACCCACTCGGACGTAAAGAAGTACCAGTGTCAGGCCTGCGCCAGGACTTTCTCCAGGATGTCCCTGCTGCACAAGCACCAGGAAACGGGCTGCCCGGGGCCTCGCTGA